In Deinococcus proteolyticus MRP, a single genomic region encodes these proteins:
- a CDS encoding cysteine desulfurase family protein: MIYLDYAATHPMTPAALAAYAEAAALPGNPSSVHVAGQQARERLEEGRTLLAQAFGVDPRRLTLNSGGTEGDNAVLFGVAQAWEAQHGRSGHLITSASEHSAVLAPARVLAERGWDVTFLTPDSRGHISPEQLREALRPDTALVSLHHANNEIGTVQPTAELAALAAAAGVTYHTDAVQAPGVLPVPLEEWGVTYATFSAHKWGGPRGVGVLYSARGHDLPPQQIGGGQEAGQRAGTQNTAGIYAAGVALREAEAARAATFAHLTDMRRAFVEAVGDLPGLSWNHPADGSPKVASLTLSGADGEALLMNLDMAGVCASAGSACSAGTMQASHVLTAIGLSEADARSSLRFSFGAATTLEEVQQAAAALRQAAEWSRLG, translated from the coding sequence ATGATTTACCTCGATTACGCCGCCACCCACCCCATGACTCCTGCTGCGCTGGCCGCTTACGCTGAGGCGGCGGCGCTCCCCGGTAATCCTTCCAGCGTGCATGTGGCGGGGCAGCAGGCCCGCGAGCGGCTGGAAGAGGGCCGCACGCTGCTGGCGCAGGCGTTCGGGGTAGACCCACGCCGCTTGACCCTCAACAGCGGCGGCACCGAAGGCGACAATGCCGTGCTGTTCGGTGTCGCTCAGGCATGGGAAGCGCAGCATGGACGCTCCGGCCACCTCATCACCAGTGCGTCCGAGCACTCGGCGGTGCTGGCCCCGGCCCGCGTGCTGGCCGAGCGCGGCTGGGACGTGACTTTCCTGACGCCCGATTCGCGTGGGCATATCAGTCCTGAGCAACTGCGTGAAGCCTTACGCCCGGATACGGCCCTGGTCAGCCTGCACCACGCCAACAATGAAATCGGCACGGTGCAGCCCACCGCTGAGCTGGCTGCCCTTGCCGCCGCCGCAGGTGTGACCTACCACACCGACGCGGTGCAGGCTCCTGGCGTGTTGCCGGTGCCGCTGGAGGAATGGGGTGTTACTTACGCCACTTTCAGCGCCCACAAGTGGGGCGGCCCGCGTGGGGTAGGCGTGCTGTACTCGGCACGCGGCCATGACTTGCCCCCGCAGCAAATCGGCGGCGGGCAGGAAGCGGGTCAGCGGGCGGGGACGCAGAATACTGCTGGCATCTACGCGGCGGGGGTGGCCCTACGCGAAGCTGAAGCCGCCAGAGCTGCGACGTTCGCCCACCTGACCGACATGCGCCGCGCTTTTGTGGAAGCGGTGGGCGACCTGCCGGGCCTCTCGTGGAACCACCCGGCGGACGGCAGCCCCAAAGTCGCCAGCCTGACCCTCAGTGGCGCGGACGGTGAAGCCCTGCTGATGAATCTGGATATGGCGGGTGTCTGCGCTAGCGCGGGAAGCGCCTGCTCGGCGGGCACCATGCAGGCCAGCCATGTGCTCACTGCCATTGGCCTGAGCGAAGCCGACGCCCGCAGTAGCCTGCGCTTCAGCTTTGGGGCCGCCACCACGCTGGAGGAAGTGCAGCAGGCGGCAGCGGCCCTGCGCCAAGCGGCGGAGTGGTCAAGGCTTGGCTAG
- a CDS encoding PASTA domain-containing protein, with amino-acid sequence MTAEEVRIGDKYTVLRTLEERGNLTLSEVSAPGGELLRLAWFEIDTPEQRRDFFAYRDALRALQPAGLVDLVATPEANYAVWRPLAGQTLADFAALPARPEESLDSLRLMTQHLGEHGYALTDAEVKMAGRRGEQAVLAYLDPAPQRTDAEIARLNAPLLRPVFEGRTQRRSEMGWLSFVPGLLLLAGAGWYGYQATQSYLNPEVAVVKDVTGLPANEAAQQLAKSGFRVAYAEGEGGDAAIGSVLRQEPEGDTNMPLGRLVTLTVNSPPDLTVPRVEDLTVDRATVNLKESGFRLGTVTKIDGTPTQTPEGRIISQDPPAGLSTQRGQSVNVLVSTGIAGKETWIPDLTGLDFTSAREHARTAGLVITEVKPEESDLPENTVISQTPKPYTRIGSGEKMTLTVAAPKFSQPPATVGALPVPPAYVPPAPPPPLPEPEPEPAPGAPEETPAEPTPATGPDTVPATPAGEQGAQLRSVQLNYQFPADLPAGSYSIVVRDDAGQRVLMGATSSEQLAGAQASSTVQVTGQATFIILRDGEVFATSTP; translated from the coding sequence ATGACGGCAGAAGAAGTGCGAATCGGCGACAAATATACGGTGCTGCGCACGCTGGAGGAGCGGGGCAACCTGACCCTCAGCGAGGTGAGCGCCCCTGGCGGCGAACTGCTGCGGCTGGCCTGGTTCGAGATTGACACTCCCGAGCAGCGCCGTGACTTTTTCGCCTACCGCGACGCCCTGCGTGCCCTGCAACCCGCCGGGCTGGTGGATTTGGTGGCCACCCCCGAGGCCAATTACGCCGTGTGGCGGCCGCTGGCGGGGCAGACCCTGGCCGATTTCGCCGCGCTGCCGGCCCGGCCCGAAGAAAGCCTGGACTCGCTGCGGCTGATGACCCAGCACCTGGGGGAGCACGGCTACGCCCTGACCGACGCCGAGGTCAAGATGGCCGGCCGGCGCGGTGAGCAGGCAGTACTGGCCTACCTGGATCCTGCCCCGCAGCGCACCGACGCCGAGATTGCCCGCCTCAACGCGCCCCTGCTGCGCCCGGTGTTCGAGGGCCGCACGCAGCGCCGCAGCGAGATGGGCTGGCTCAGCTTCGTGCCGGGGCTGCTGCTGCTGGCTGGGGCCGGCTGGTACGGCTATCAGGCCACGCAGTCCTACCTTAACCCCGAGGTGGCGGTGGTCAAGGACGTGACTGGCTTACCAGCCAACGAGGCGGCGCAGCAGCTGGCGAAGAGCGGCTTCCGGGTCGCTTACGCCGAGGGTGAGGGTGGAGACGCTGCCATCGGCTCGGTGCTGCGCCAGGAGCCCGAAGGCGACACCAACATGCCACTGGGCCGCCTGGTCACGCTGACGGTCAACAGCCCACCCGACCTGACCGTGCCGCGTGTGGAAGACCTGACGGTAGACCGCGCCACGGTCAATCTCAAGGAAAGTGGGTTCCGCCTGGGCACCGTGACCAAAATTGACGGTACCCCGACCCAGACCCCTGAGGGCCGCATCATTTCGCAGGACCCGCCCGCTGGCCTCTCGACTCAGCGCGGGCAGAGCGTGAATGTGCTGGTATCTACCGGCATTGCCGGCAAGGAGACCTGGATTCCCGACCTGACCGGCCTGGATTTCACCTCGGCGCGGGAGCACGCCCGCACCGCCGGCCTGGTGATTACCGAGGTCAAGCCTGAAGAAAGCGACCTCCCCGAAAACACGGTGATTTCGCAGACGCCAAAACCCTACACCCGGATTGGCAGTGGCGAGAAAATGACCCTGACCGTGGCGGCTCCCAAGTTCAGCCAGCCGCCGGCCACGGTGGGCGCCCTGCCGGTGCCCCCGGCTTACGTGCCGCCGGCCCCACCGCCTCCTCTGCCCGAGCCTGAGCCGGAGCCGGCCCCCGGCGCACCGGAGGAAACCCCCGCCGAGCCTACCCCGGCCACTGGGCCAGACACCGTCCCGGCGACCCCTGCTGGCGAGCAAGGTGCCCAGCTGCGCAGCGTGCAGCTGAACTACCAGTTCCCCGCTGACCTGCCTGCCGGCAGCTACTCCATCGTGGTACGCGACGATGCCGGCCAGCGCGTGTTGATGGGCGCCACCTCCAGCGAACAGCTGGCCGGTGCTCAGGCGTCCAGCACTGTGCAGGTCACGGGGCAGGCCACCTTTATCATCCTGCGCGACGGCGAAGTGTTCGCCACCTCTACGCCCTAA
- a CDS encoding DUF4384 domain-containing protein, which produces MNKTIKAALLPMTLLAGSAGAQTISAQSIIVNPTQPDLSVQVNVDKDTTGNAVPTYRVGEGIRLSVKTNRDAYVYLFNVDAAGKVSQILPNRLDQGDSFVRANTVKTFPPANAAYTFDVEGPAGLNKVLALASLNELSLNDISRFATAQSQFADVNVNGQERLAQALSIVVNPLPQNSWVSDTAFFDVAERTPVRTGSLFVGTNVNNASIILNGRVLGGANRTYTGIAPGSYPVRIAAPGFADFRTTVNIASDRTTNLNVDFRGSTAPAPVTPVAGSYNVTVRSSLNGGRVFMNGNEVGTIRNGQVTASVPRGQYQIVIVAPNQPAEIATINVNRDGGINLSQAPRTTTINLLDLLFR; this is translated from the coding sequence ATGAACAAAACGATCAAAGCAGCCCTGCTTCCCATGACTCTGCTGGCCGGTTCGGCCGGTGCGCAGACCATCAGCGCCCAGAGCATTATCGTGAACCCCACCCAGCCTGACCTGAGCGTGCAGGTGAACGTGGACAAGGACACCACTGGCAACGCTGTGCCCACCTACCGCGTCGGCGAAGGCATCCGCCTGAGCGTCAAGACCAACCGTGACGCCTACGTGTACCTGTTTAACGTGGACGCCGCCGGCAAGGTCAGCCAGATTCTGCCCAACCGGCTGGACCAGGGCGACTCCTTCGTGCGTGCCAACACCGTCAAGACTTTCCCTCCCGCCAACGCTGCCTACACCTTTGACGTGGAAGGCCCCGCCGGCCTGAACAAAGTGCTGGCCCTGGCTTCGCTGAACGAACTGAGCCTGAACGACATCAGCCGCTTCGCCACTGCCCAGAGCCAGTTCGCTGACGTGAACGTGAACGGCCAAGAGCGCCTGGCACAGGCCCTGAGCATCGTGGTGAACCCCCTGCCCCAGAACAGCTGGGTCAGTGACACCGCCTTCTTCGACGTGGCCGAGCGTACCCCCGTCCGTACCGGCAGCCTGTTCGTAGGCACCAACGTGAACAACGCCTCCATCATCCTGAATGGCCGCGTGCTGGGTGGAGCCAACCGGACCTACACTGGCATTGCCCCTGGCAGCTACCCGGTGCGTATTGCCGCCCCCGGCTTCGCTGATTTCCGCACCACTGTGAACATCGCTTCCGACCGCACCACCAACCTGAACGTGGACTTCCGTGGCAGCACCGCTCCCGCTCCTGTGACTCCGGTGGCCGGCAGCTACAACGTGACCGTGCGCAGCAGCCTGAACGGTGGCCGCGTGTTCATGAACGGCAACGAAGTGGGGACCATCCGCAACGGTCAGGTGACCGCCAGCGTGCCGCGCGGCCAGTACCAGATCGTGATCGTGGCCCCGAACCAGCCGGCCGAAATCGCCACCATCAACGTGAACCGTGACGGCGGTATCAACCTCAGCCAGGCTCCCCGCACCACCACCATCAACCTGCTGGACCTGCTGTTCCGCTAA
- a CDS encoding MFS transporter, with the protein MAASSPTESSVPEPGGALGWLRRTFSALGHDLFRRYWSSQLLSLIGTWMQTTAQQYLVLELTGGSSAALGWVTAAQFTPSLLLSLFAGAIVDRAPRRTVLLLTQTGFLFTAAALAVSTHLEVVTLPLVLGLAFVHGVAQAFDMPARQSIVVDLVPRESVANAIALNSFSFNVSRTTGQALFGVVVAAGVALLAGGHSDALARLAFPFYLNVASFFLVMYVIATLPFPPRDSVPRGSMTEQIADGLRYVRGSRDVSSVMWLVGLLSLTVINFNIVIPYFAREVFGAREAAFGLMSAVFGLGAVAGALSQASRPDPVRFLRLGGVILVTATAAFAWVPGPALGLPLLALAGFGMLSFLVSANSTVQLIIPDELRGRVMSLYSFVLAGMGPPSAIFVSFMIGKSGPLGPHWGLSAVAALGALSLLALWKRLPRALPQRS; encoded by the coding sequence ATGGCTGCCTCTTCACCTACCGAATCTTCCGTCCCGGAGCCGGGGGGAGCCCTGGGGTGGCTGCGGCGCACCTTCAGTGCCCTGGGGCACGACCTGTTCCGGCGCTACTGGAGTTCGCAGCTGCTGAGCCTGATTGGCACCTGGATGCAAACCACCGCGCAGCAGTATCTGGTGCTGGAGCTGACCGGCGGCAGTTCGGCGGCGCTGGGCTGGGTCACGGCGGCGCAGTTCACGCCCAGCCTGCTGCTGTCGCTGTTTGCCGGAGCGATCGTGGACCGGGCACCCCGGCGCACCGTGCTGCTGCTCACGCAGACCGGCTTCCTGTTCACGGCGGCGGCGCTGGCGGTCAGCACACATCTGGAAGTGGTCACGCTGCCGCTGGTCCTGGGTCTGGCCTTTGTGCACGGGGTGGCGCAGGCGTTCGACATGCCCGCCCGCCAGAGCATCGTGGTGGACCTGGTGCCGCGTGAGAGCGTAGCCAACGCGATTGCGCTGAACAGCTTCTCGTTCAATGTCAGCCGCACCACCGGGCAGGCGCTGTTCGGGGTGGTGGTGGCTGCCGGGGTGGCGCTGCTGGCCGGCGGCCACTCGGACGCCCTGGCGCGGCTGGCGTTTCCCTTTTACCTGAACGTGGCGTCCTTTTTTCTGGTGATGTACGTGATTGCTACCCTGCCCTTTCCACCGCGCGACTCGGTGCCACGCGGCAGCATGACCGAGCAGATTGCCGACGGGCTGCGCTACGTGCGCGGCAGCCGCGACGTTTCCAGCGTGATGTGGCTGGTGGGACTGCTCAGCCTCACCGTCATCAACTTCAATATCGTGATTCCGTATTTCGCCCGCGAGGTGTTCGGTGCCCGCGAGGCCGCTTTCGGGCTGATGAGTGCCGTGTTTGGCCTGGGCGCAGTGGCAGGGGCGCTGTCGCAGGCCAGCCGGCCTGACCCGGTGCGCTTCTTGCGGCTGGGAGGGGTCATTCTGGTGACGGCCACGGCCGCTTTCGCCTGGGTGCCGGGGCCGGCGCTGGGCCTGCCGCTGCTGGCGCTGGCAGGCTTCGGCATGCTGAGCTTTCTGGTCAGCGCCAACAGCACCGTGCAGCTGATTATTCCCGACGAGCTGCGCGGGCGGGTCATGAGCCTGTACTCCTTCGTGCTGGCGGGCATGGGGCCGCCCAGCGCCATTTTCGTCAGTTTCATGATCGGCAAGTCGGGGCCGCTGGGACCGCACTGGGGCCTGAGCGCAGTGGCGGCGCTGGGAGCACTCAGCCTGCTGGCGCTGTGGAAGCGGCTGCCCCGCGCCCTGCCTCAGCGCAGCTGA
- the rlmN gene encoding 23S rRNA (adenine(2503)-C(2))-methyltransferase RlmN: MPLLLDLHPDDFPLPGFRRRQLLEWVYQHGVGSYEQMHTLPAELRAELAAGWRLNPFDDIETFRSDDGSVKYLFTLPDGRQMEAVYMPYLDRKTICVSTMVGCPARCAFCATGAMGFGRNLTPGEIVGQILAVAGGEGIEPREIRNLVFMGMGEAMLNYDNTMQAARILLHPQALGMSKRRVTLSTVGIAKGIRRLAEEDDLGIKLAISLHAPDEETRQQIIPTGGANSIDEIMQAARDYQAKTGRRITMEYTMLRGINDHLWQAELLAERLEGLVSHVNLIPMNPWPGSNFVSSTEEQIQAFYDLLEERGVDVSVRRSRGKDAGAACGQLALKRPGAAQGHAGA; this comes from the coding sequence CTGCCCCTCTTGCTGGACCTTCACCCCGACGACTTTCCGCTGCCCGGCTTCCGGCGCAGGCAACTTTTGGAGTGGGTCTATCAGCACGGCGTGGGCAGCTATGAGCAGATGCACACGCTGCCTGCCGAGCTGCGGGCGGAACTGGCAGCGGGCTGGCGGCTCAATCCCTTCGACGACATCGAGACCTTTCGCAGCGACGACGGCTCGGTCAAGTACCTCTTTACCCTGCCCGATGGCCGCCAGATGGAAGCGGTGTACATGCCTTACCTGGACCGCAAAACCATCTGCGTGAGTACGATGGTGGGTTGCCCGGCCCGCTGCGCTTTTTGTGCGACGGGAGCGATGGGCTTCGGGCGCAACCTGACGCCGGGCGAAATCGTGGGGCAGATTCTGGCCGTTGCAGGCGGCGAAGGTATCGAACCGCGTGAGATTCGCAATCTGGTCTTCATGGGGATGGGCGAAGCCATGCTGAACTACGACAACACCATGCAGGCCGCCCGCATCCTGCTGCACCCGCAGGCGCTGGGCATGAGCAAGCGCCGCGTGACCCTGAGTACCGTCGGCATCGCTAAAGGCATTCGCCGTCTGGCCGAGGAAGATGACCTGGGCATCAAGCTGGCGATTAGCCTGCACGCGCCTGACGAGGAAACCCGCCAGCAAATCATTCCCACGGGCGGGGCCAACTCGATTGACGAAATCATGCAGGCCGCCCGCGACTACCAGGCCAAGACGGGCCGCCGCATCACGATGGAATACACCATGCTGCGCGGTATCAACGACCATCTCTGGCAAGCCGAACTGCTGGCCGAGCGCCTAGAAGGACTGGTCAGCCATGTGAACCTGATTCCGATGAACCCCTGGCCAGGCAGCAACTTTGTCAGCAGCACCGAGGAACAGATTCAGGCGTTTTATGACCTGCTGGAAGAACGCGGCGTAGACGTCAGCGTGCGGCGTTCACGCGGCAAGGATGCGGGCGCAGCCTGCGGACAACTGGCGCTGAAGCGGCCCGGCGCGGCGCAGGGCCACGCGGGAGCGTAA
- a CDS encoding ABC transporter permease, which translates to MLHPAVPTSPDLPTTPPSARRLPWLLARAHLSKRRTQNLLTVAGIAVGVAVLIAALSLTNGFTGALVSATLRASPHLSVQPYTPGGQDPAMEQALAGNSEVAAFTPFLADKALLTRPADEYREAGTDFSTLFGVGPQAADVLELRPEEGQLLRSLGSGEILLGAALARNIGVYPGEHINLLNSGQQRREMTVKGVFHTGNYLIDSGYAFTSLGTLQEVQGSGHISGYQIRLADPEQAPQVGQALTAGLPYAATPWQSLYGTLLDQLRLQKQVIGFVVFLIVIVAAFGIANVMTLAVFEKTQEIAILRAIGATQGTITRTFLLEGLVLGLGGLLLGNLLGLAVAGYFTVRPFQIPGDLYFITTLPVQVRLSDLLWVNAVGLVTTLLAALIPARRAAAIEPARIIR; encoded by the coding sequence ATGCTGCATCCTGCTGTGCCCACTTCTCCTGACCTGCCCACCACGCCTCCCAGCGCCCGGCGCCTGCCCTGGTTGCTGGCCCGCGCCCATCTGAGCAAGCGCCGCACCCAAAACCTGCTGACGGTGGCGGGAATTGCGGTGGGCGTGGCTGTGCTGATCGCTGCGCTGAGCCTTACCAACGGCTTTACCGGAGCGCTGGTCAGCGCCACGTTGCGGGCCAGTCCCCACCTCAGCGTGCAGCCCTATACCCCAGGCGGCCAGGACCCGGCCATGGAGCAGGCCCTGGCCGGCAACAGCGAAGTGGCGGCCTTTACTCCCTTTCTGGCCGACAAGGCCCTGCTGACCCGCCCGGCCGACGAATACCGGGAGGCCGGCACCGACTTCAGCACCCTGTTCGGGGTGGGCCCACAGGCCGCCGACGTGCTGGAACTGCGGCCTGAGGAAGGCCAGCTGCTGCGCTCGCTGGGCAGCGGCGAGATTCTGCTGGGCGCGGCCCTGGCCCGCAATATCGGAGTGTACCCAGGCGAGCACATCAATCTGCTGAACAGTGGGCAGCAGCGCCGGGAAATGACGGTAAAGGGCGTATTTCATACTGGCAACTACCTGATCGACTCCGGCTACGCTTTTACCAGCTTGGGCACCTTGCAGGAGGTGCAGGGCAGCGGCCACATCAGCGGCTACCAGATTCGCCTGGCCGACCCGGAGCAGGCCCCGCAGGTGGGCCAGGCCCTGACTGCCGGGCTGCCCTACGCTGCCACGCCCTGGCAGTCGCTGTACGGCACGCTGCTCGACCAGCTGCGGCTGCAAAAGCAAGTCATCGGATTCGTGGTGTTCCTTATTGTGATTGTGGCAGCGTTCGGCATTGCCAACGTGATGACCCTGGCCGTGTTCGAGAAGACGCAGGAAATCGCCATTTTGCGGGCCATCGGGGCCACTCAGGGAACCATTACCCGGACTTTCCTGCTCGAAGGTCTGGTGCTGGGCCTGGGCGGGCTGCTGCTGGGCAACCTGCTGGGGCTGGCGGTGGCCGGGTACTTCACCGTGCGCCCGTTTCAGATTCCGGGTGACCTGTACTTCATCACCACGTTGCCGGTCCAGGTGCGCCTGAGCGACCTGCTATGGGTCAATGCGGTGGGCCTCGTCACCACGCTGCTGGCAGCACTCATCCCAGCTCGCCGCGCCGCCGCTATCGAACCGGCCCGGATTATTCGCTGA
- the map gene encoding type I methionyl aminopeptidase: MSALRKVSIKKPAEIETMRRAGGLVAETFRVLDPFVKPGVTLAELDRIAEEHIRAAGALPAYLGYGPKSNPFPGTICASVNEVICHGIPDGRVLEEGDIIGVDIGVLLDGFYGDACHTYTVGQVSPEVQGLVDTTREALEAGVATVRAGSRLGDIGAAIQELAEPRGYSVVEEYTGHGIGKNLHEDPTVFHKGVRYTGLKLEEGMVFTIEPMINLGAAPTELLSDGWTVVTRDRSPSAQFEHTLVVTKKGADLLTV; encoded by the coding sequence ATGAGTGCGCTGAGAAAAGTCTCCATCAAGAAACCCGCCGAAATCGAAACCATGCGCCGCGCCGGTGGACTGGTAGCCGAGACCTTCCGGGTGCTCGACCCCTTCGTCAAGCCCGGCGTCACCCTGGCCGAGCTGGACCGCATTGCCGAGGAGCATATCCGCGCTGCTGGTGCGCTGCCTGCCTACCTGGGCTACGGCCCCAAGTCCAACCCGTTTCCTGGCACCATCTGCGCCAGCGTGAACGAAGTGATCTGCCACGGCATCCCCGACGGGCGCGTGCTGGAAGAAGGCGACATCATTGGGGTCGATATCGGGGTGCTGCTGGACGGCTTTTATGGCGACGCCTGCCATACCTACACTGTGGGGCAGGTCAGCCCCGAAGTGCAGGGCTTGGTGGACACCACCCGCGAGGCGCTGGAGGCCGGCGTCGCTACCGTGCGGGCCGGCTCGCGCCTGGGCGACATCGGGGCGGCCATTCAGGAGCTGGCCGAGCCACGCGGCTATTCGGTGGTGGAGGAATACACCGGGCACGGTATTGGCAAGAACCTGCACGAGGACCCCACGGTCTTTCACAAGGGCGTGCGCTACACCGGCCTGAAGCTGGAAGAAGGCATGGTCTTTACCATCGAGCCGATGATTAACCTTGGAGCCGCCCCCACCGAGCTGCTGAGCGACGGCTGGACCGTAGTCACCCGCGACCGCAGCCCCTCGGCGCAGTTCGAGCACACCCTGGTCGTGACCAAGAAGGGAGCCGACCTCCTGACGGTCTGA
- a CDS encoding 3D domain-containing protein: MSQRNMLTALAAAALGAAAFSAPALALPPLPAAELADRAVQSALSSEAARTLPYVSPAVTLSPLQSAPEQPSDVVLGARAPAGRTAVLKSTAYNSLAAQTDATPHITATGTRTRPGVVALSRDMLRLFPYGTRVRITPLNGSHPYVNGRIFIVEDTMHARKTNQVDIWMPTRSQAMQWGVRSVRITAVR, encoded by the coding sequence ATGTCACAACGAAACATGCTGACCGCGCTGGCTGCGGCCGCGCTGGGCGCTGCTGCTTTCAGTGCCCCCGCCCTGGCCTTGCCGCCCCTTCCCGCCGCCGAGCTGGCCGACCGCGCCGTGCAGTCGGCCCTGAGCAGCGAAGCCGCCCGCACCCTGCCTTATGTCAGCCCGGCCGTGACCCTCAGCCCACTGCAGTCGGCACCGGAGCAGCCCAGCGACGTGGTGCTGGGTGCCCGTGCGCCAGCTGGCCGCACCGCTGTGCTGAAGTCCACGGCCTACAACAGCCTCGCGGCCCAGACCGATGCCACCCCGCACATCACCGCGACCGGCACCCGGACCCGCCCCGGCGTGGTGGCGCTGAGCCGCGACATGCTGCGCCTGTTCCCCTACGGCACCCGCGTGCGCATCACGCCGCTGAACGGCAGCCACCCCTATGTGAATGGACGCATCTTTATCGTGGAAGACACCATGCACGCCCGCAAGACGAATCAGGTGGATATCTGGATGCCGACCCGCTCGCAGGCCATGCAGTGGGGCGTACGCAGCGTCCGCATTACCGCCGTGCGTTAA
- a CDS encoding LCP family protein — protein MRASFTFFGLLLAAFLALLAPAAPALARYGALPRSMGQPLNILLAGVTPKYPPSAIWPYPAAPEDFTGLTDTIMLAQIHPDGAVKLLSVPRDSWVEIPGVGMSKINASNARGGPELLMQTVGDLTGLEIDGYALLSLHAVRSMTDAAGGVTVEVKQPMKYDDNAGNLHIDLQPGVQRLNGEQMEGFLRFRKDNLSDIGRIGRQQQFVGAFTEQMKQPLNWWRWPVVAGALNANTKSDLTRGEVGAVLAAALHGPKVNTFMVPGDFGARGTWAVDHAALRELVQREFSAGSQGRAQPASGDHDVQTAALDTEMAITILNVGAPAGSAGRLADALRAQGFSNLTVGNGQGPLAVTQIQGPAAEQVQDLLNFGEADTAPNPDGSDLVIRLGADVPLP, from the coding sequence GTGCGTGCGAGTTTCACTTTCTTTGGCCTGCTGTTGGCCGCATTTCTGGCCCTGCTGGCCCCGGCCGCCCCGGCCCTGGCGCGCTACGGCGCCCTGCCCCGCTCCATGGGACAGCCACTGAACATCCTGCTGGCCGGCGTGACGCCCAAGTACCCGCCCAGTGCCATATGGCCCTACCCGGCGGCTCCGGAAGACTTCACGGGCCTGACCGATACCATCATGCTGGCGCAGATTCACCCTGACGGCGCGGTCAAGCTGCTGTCGGTACCGCGTGATTCGTGGGTGGAGATTCCCGGCGTGGGCATGAGCAAAATCAATGCCAGCAACGCACGCGGCGGCCCCGAACTGCTGATGCAGACGGTAGGCGACCTGACCGGGCTGGAGATAGACGGCTACGCGCTGCTCTCCTTGCACGCGGTGCGCTCGATGACCGACGCGGCGGGCGGCGTGACTGTGGAAGTCAAGCAGCCCATGAAATACGACGACAACGCCGGTAACCTTCACATTGACCTGCAGCCGGGCGTGCAGCGGCTGAACGGCGAGCAGATGGAAGGGTTCCTGCGCTTCCGCAAGGACAACCTCAGCGACATCGGCCGGATTGGGCGCCAGCAGCAATTCGTGGGAGCTTTTACCGAGCAGATGAAACAGCCGCTGAACTGGTGGCGCTGGCCGGTGGTGGCCGGCGCGCTGAACGCCAACACCAAATCCGACCTGACACGCGGCGAGGTGGGCGCGGTGCTGGCCGCTGCCCTGCACGGTCCCAAGGTGAACACCTTCATGGTGCCGGGCGACTTCGGGGCGCGGGGCACCTGGGCCGTGGACCACGCCGCACTGCGCGAGCTGGTGCAGCGGGAGTTCAGCGCCGGTTCTCAGGGCCGTGCCCAGCCGGCCTCCGGCGATCACGACGTGCAAACGGCCGCGCTGGACACGGAAATGGCCATCACCATCCTGAACGTCGGTGCACCTGCGGGCAGTGCCGGACGCCTGGCCGACGCGCTACGCGCCCAGGGCTTCAGCAACCTCACGGTAGGCAACGGCCAAGGTCCGCTGGCCGTGACCCAGATTCAGGGACCGGCCGCCGAGCAGGTACAGGACCTGCTGAACTTCGGAGAAGCCGACACGGCACCCAATCCGGACGGCAGCGACTTGGTCATTCGCCTGGGCGCCGACGTACCGCTGCCCTGA
- a CDS encoding DUF423 domain-containing protein encodes MSTPLYTPVPRASRALPAGALWGALGIALGAFGAHTLSGRLSAGDLAIFETGVRYQMYAALALLALGAAGYGGWPVRLLLLGSLIFSLSLYLLVGLNVRWLGAVTPIGGVLMIAGLVWLALLSLRR; translated from the coding sequence ATGTCTACTCCTTTGTATACGCCGGTGCCCCGTGCCAGCCGCGCCCTGCCTGCTGGAGCCCTTTGGGGGGCACTGGGCATCGCTCTGGGAGCCTTCGGAGCCCACACGCTGAGCGGCCGCCTGAGCGCGGGCGACCTGGCGATTTTTGAAACCGGCGTGCGTTACCAGATGTACGCGGCCCTGGCCTTGCTGGCCCTGGGCGCGGCAGGGTACGGTGGCTGGCCGGTGCGGCTGCTGCTGCTGGGCAGCCTGATTTTCAGCCTGAGCCTTTACCTGCTGGTGGGGCTGAATGTCCGCTGGCTGGGAGCGGTCACCCCCATCGGCGGAGTACTGATGATTGCGGGCCTGGTCTGGCTGGCGCTGCTGAGCCTGCGGCGCTAG